Within the Cetobacterium sp. 8H genome, the region AACTCAAATAGAAGCAGCAAAACATATGATTTACTATGCGGCTAGACTGAAGCAGGAGGGAAAACCACATTCTAAAGAAGCTGCAATGTGTAAATATTTTGCTTCAGAAACAGCTAAATTTGTAACAGATAAGGCACTTCAAATTCATGGTGGTTATGGATATATGAAGGAATACCCATTAGAGAGAATGTTAAGAGATGCAAAAATTACAGAAATATATGAAGGAACATCTGAAATACATAAAATAGTTATTGCCAAACACGTTATAGGATAGGGAGAAAAATTTATGAAAATAATAGTTTGTTTAAAACAGGTACCAAATACATCAGAAGTAAAAATTAATAAAGAAACAGGAACATTAATAAGAGATGGTATTGAAAGCATAATTAATCCAGATGATAAATATGCTTTAGAAATGGCTTTAAAACTTAAAGATAAGTACAATGCAGAAGTAACTATTCTTACGATGGGACCTGCTCAAGCTAAAGATGCTATAAACGAGGGCTTATCAATGGGAGCAGATATGGGGATACTTTTGACAGACCGTGCTTTTGCGGGATCTGATACTTGGGCTACAGCGACAATATTGTCAGCTGCAGTTGAAAAAATAAAAGATTATGACATTATAATTTGTGGAAGGCAAGCTATTGATGGAGATACGGCACAAGTTGGACCAGAAATGGCAGAATTTTTAAATTTGCCTCAAATTACTTATGTAAATCAACTAGATGTTAGAGAAAATAAAGTTATTGCGAATAGATATTTTGAAGATAGAGATATAAAAATGGAAGTTGATGTTCCAGTTTTAATAACAGTCATAAAAGGAGAAGATGAACCAAGATATCCAACGGCAAGAGGAATCTTTAAATATTTTAACCAAGATTTTATAAAAGAATGGACAATTAAAGATTTAGATACAATAGATATTAGTCAAATTGGGTTAAAGGGATCACCAACAAATGTATATAAAAGCTTTGTACCAGTTAAAGAAAAAAAAGTAGAAATAATAAAAGGAGATATTATTACTATTAAAAATAGCTTTAGCGAAAAATTTAAAGAATTAAAGTTGATATAGCGGAGGGAAGAAGATGAGATCTAAAGTCAATCAAAATATAAATTTACAAGAGTATAAAGGTGTTTGGATAATAGGAGAACAAAGAGACTCTCAAATAGAACCCGTTACATTAGAACTTTTAGGAGAAGGGAGAAAGTTAGCTACAAAAATAAATGAAGAATTGACATTAATAATCTGTGGAGAAAAATTAGAATCTGAAATAGAAAAACTTTTAGATTATCCTATAAACAATATAATTTATTTAAATAATGAGCAATTAAAGAATTATCAAACAGATAGTTACGTAAATTTAATAAGTAAAATAATAATGAAAGACAAACCAAATATTGTTCTTATTGGGGCCACAACAATTGGAAGAGATTTAGCTCCAAGATTAGCTGGGAGAGTAGGAACAGGATTGACGGCAGATTGTACAGCTTTGGAAATAGATGAAGTAGATAAAAAATTATTGCAAACAAGACCTGCTTTTGGAGGAAATTTGATGGCAACAATAATTTGTCCTAAGAATAGACCACAGATGTCAACAGTTCGTCCTGGCGTAATGAAAAAAATAGAGAAAGAAAATGACTTTGAAACAAAAATTATTGAACCTTATTTAGAAGAGAAATTATTGTTTTCAAGAGTGCAAAATGCTGAAATAAAATTAAGAAATTCTTCAAAAATAGATTTATCTCAAGCGGATGTAATTGTTTCAGGTGGAAGAGGAATAAAAGGACAAATAGGGGTACAACTTTTACAAAATCTTGCTGAATGTCTAGGAGGAACAGTTGGAGGATCGAGAGCAGCCGTTGATAGTGGATGGTTTGAGCACGAAAGACAAATAGGGCAAACTGGGAATACAGTTAGACCAAAAGTTTACATTGCTTGTGGTATATCGGGGGCTATACAGCATGTCAGTGGAATGGGTGAGTCAGACTATATAATAGCAATCAATAAAGATGAAAAAGCACCAATATTCTCAATTTGTGATTATGGAATAGTAGGAGATTTATTTGAAGTTGTACCAGAGATGATAAAAAGCTTTAATAATAAAAGATAAGGTATGAGGAGGGTACGATGAATGAAAATGAAGTAATAATATTGCAAGAAGAGTCTAAGATAGAATTAAGAGGATGGATGATAGTAATTTTAGCATGGTCAGCTTTTATGTTAGCAAATCTTTCAAATTTTGCATTTGGAATGATTTTACCAAGTATGAGATCTGAAATAGGATTTGGACTAGAAATGTCAGGATGGTTAAGTGCGGTGGCTTGGATGGGAAAAGGACTACTAACAATTCCAATATCATTATTTATAACTAAAGCTAAACCTAAAAGAATTTTACAAGTTATTTTCTTCTTAATGGGAAGTGGGATGCTTCTTCAAGGATTTGCAGTAAATATTTTTATGTTATTCTTAGGAAGAATATTTGTAATGGGTGTAGCAGCAGGAATACTAACAGTATTAGTTTTATTCAAAATTCAATATATACCTAAAGATAAAATGTCTATGATTAATGGGATAGAAACATTTACTGGACCGGCAGGACAGACAATGGGAACGCTTTTAATTCCATTTTTATTATTAGCTCTTTCAGGGTGGCGAAATATAATGATTTCTATGGGAATAATTTCGGTGATAATAGCTTTATTGTGGGGAATCGTTTGTAAAGATAAGAATGAAGAGGTAAAGATAAAATCGACAGAAAAAGTTCCAATATTAGAACCACTGAAAGAAGCACTGAGACAAAAGAATATCTTATTATTAGCTTTTGGTTGGCCTGGAACATCATTAACATGGATAGCAATATATACATTTTGGCCAACATATGCAGTGGAATCATTAGGTCTTACAATGGCCGAAGCGGGAATGGTTTTAGGTTTTTTACCAGCAGCTTCTATGATTGCATCCTTGACTACTCCAGTAATAGCTAAGAAAATAGGATACGATAAACCGATAATTTGTTTATCAGGGTTTATTTTACCACTCTCATATTTTTCAATGCTACAAACATCTAATATTACATTACTTTGTTTAGCTTCATTTATATCGGGATTTGCAGCTTATGCATTTGTTCCGTTAGCTTTCACAATTTTATATAAAATACCAAATTTATCTTCAAGAGCAATCTCTTTGGGAACAGGATTTATATTTACACTGGTTGGATTAGGTGGAGCCCTTGGTGGGACTTTAGCTGGAATTTTAGGAAGTGAATTTGGATTATATAGAGCAATTTCATTAACATGTATAGCACCATTTTTATTTGGAATACTAACTTTATTTTTAGATGAAACAGGGGAGAAAAGAAAAAGATAAAATAAAATATAGGAGGGTATATTATATGTCTATAATGTTATCAAAAGAGGATCAAGCTTTATATGAAAAAGCATTAAATTATGGGAAGAACGTTCTTTATCCAGCAGGTTTAGATTTAGAAAAAAGTTCAGAATTAACAAGAAAAATGTTTTTAGATATGGCAAAGAATGGATTTTGTGGATTAGGTATTCCTAAAGAGATGGGCGGGAAGGGATATAATTATCTTAAAAGTGCTTTAATTTATGAAGGATTAGCTTATGGTGATGGAATGATGTCTTTTATAATGCAACTGCATAACAACATATCTATGGAAATAGCAACTTTTTATGAAGGAATTTCAGAGGAAATAAAAGCTATAGTTCCTGGTCTGGCTGATGGAACAAAAACAACAGCTTTTGCTTTAACAGAATCAGTTTCAGGGTGTGATCCTTCTGCCACATCTTCATATGCAGAATTAAGAGATGATGGATATCATATTTTCGGGAAAAAAGATTGGATAGCGAACGGAAAAGATGCAGATTATTATAATGTAATGGTAAAAGATGGAAAAGATTCTAAAAATATGATAATGCTACTAGTTGATAAAGGAACACAGGGATTAAAATTTTTAGAAAATAGAGAACGTTTAATTGGAAATGGTATTTCATGTGGAAGTTTGGAATTTGATAACTGTATAGTGCCAAGAGATAGATTATTGTCAAATAATGGATTTAAAGAAGCTTTAATAGCAATAGATGTTGCTAGAGTTTTTACACCAGCTATAGCTGTAGGAATAGCTCAAAGAGCTATAGATATAACAGCAGAATATTTATCAAGTCGAGTTTCTTTTGGTAATCCGATTATTAAAAATCAAGGAGTTCAATGGGAATTAGCTGACTTGAGTGCGAAAATTGAAGCCGCAAGATGGTTAGTTTATAGAACAGCGTCTGTTATGGATTCTGGAGAACCAGTAGCTTCTATAGCCGCAAAAAATAAGTATTTTGGAACAGAGGTTGCAATGGAAACAACAGTAAAATGTGCTCAATTATTTGGTTCAGAAGGATTTATGAAGGATTCTAGAATTAGTAAGCTTTTATATGTGGCAAAAATGTTACAAATAGTAGATGGAACAACTGAAATTCAAAAGATTGTTATTGGTAGAGATATTTCAAGAAAATTTCTAAAAAAATAATAAAAGGGGAGTGTATAATTTATGAAAGTAACGAAAAAAATAATCTCAGCAGAGGAAGCAGCTAAATTAGTAAATTCAGAGGATACAGTAGCAATAAATGGCTTTGGATCTCTATTATATCCAGAAGAAGTAACAAAAGCTTTGGGAGAAAGATTTGTTTCAACAGGAGAACCTAAAAATTTAAGCTATATATTTGGACCAGGACTTGGGGAGTCTACAGAGGGAAGATTAATAGATACAATTAGTCATGAGGGAATGGTTAGAAAAGTAGTCGCATCACATTTTATAAAAATGTTGGGATTAAAGACATTGGCTAAAGAAAATAAAATAGAGGCTTATAACTTACCTTTTGGAGCGATCTCTCATATGTTTAGAGCGGCAGCAGGAAAAAAACCAGGAATTATAACAAAAATTGGATTAAAAACTTTTGTAGATCCTAGAAATACTAGAGGGGCATTAAATGAGATTTCAAAAGATACATTAGCTGAATTAATGGTTATTGATGGAGAAGAGTATTTATTCTATAAATCTCCAAAACCAAATATTTCAATAATAAGAGGAACAACAGCGGATAAGAATGGAAATATAACTTTCGAAAAAGAAGCATTTTATATAGATCCATTTACAACAGCTATGGCAGCCAAAGCTAATGGAGGAAAAGTTATTGTTCAGGTTGAAAGAATTTCTGGTGAAAGAGCAAATCCAAGGGATGTAAAAATACCAGGTGTAATCGTAGATGCCATAGTTGTATCGCCTAATCAATGGCAGACTATGATTGAACCGTATAATCCAGGATATACTGGTGAGTTACTAGTTCCAGAGCATGAAATTCCTAAAATGCTAAATGAAGTAACAAGATTAAGTGTTGGTGGAGGAAAAAAAGAAAGAACATTAGTTCATAAAATAATAGCTAGAAGAGCAGCAATGGAATTAAAAGATAATGCTGTTGTTAATTTAGGAATTGGAATACCAGAGTTAGTGCCAGCGGCAGCAAGAGAATTAGGAATATCTGCAGAGTTAGACCTTACAATTGAAGCAGGATTAATAGGTGGAACTCCTTCAGGAGGATTAAGTTTTGGAGCAGTAATTAATCCTGAAATGTGTCAAGACTCTGCATATCAATTTGACTTATATGATGGTGGAGTTTTAGATATTACATTTGTTGGAGCTATGCAAGTTGATGAAAAAGGAAATGTTAATGTAAGTAAATCAGGAGGAAATATAATTGGTGTTGGTGGCTTTGTTAATTTAACTCAAAGTGCTAAAAAGTGTGTATTCTGTTTCCCATTCTCAGGTGGAGGAAATATAATAGACTTTAAGGATAATAAATTAGAAATAGTTAAAGAGGGGAAATATCAAAAGTTCTTTAAAAATGTTGATGAAATAAGTGCGAGTGGAGAATTTGCAATAGATACAAATCAAGAAGTATTATATGTTACAGAAAGATGTGTCTTTAAATTAACTAAGAAAGGATTAGAAATTATAGAAATTGCACCTGGATTAGATTTAGAAAAAGATATCATTTCATTAATGCCATTTAGACCATTAGTATCAGATAGCTTGAAAGAAATGGATCAGAGATTATTTGTTTAATTAGGGAGGATTTTCTATGAGATATATAATTGCACTAGATCAAGGAACAACTAGCTCAAGAGCTATAATTTTTGATGAGCAACAAAATATTGTGGCAAGTGCACAAAAAGAGTTTAAACAAATATATCCAAAAGAAGGTTGGGTTGAACACGATCCTATGGAAATATGGGCAAGTCAAAGTGGTGTTTTAGCTGAAGTTATTGCGCAATCTGGTATTTCTCAACATAATATTATAGGTATAGGAATTACCAACCAAAGAGAAACAACTATTGTTTGGAACAAGATAACTGGAAAGCCTGTTTACAATGCAATTGTATGGCAGTGTAGAAGGACTGCCCATATTTGTGATGATTTAAAAGCCCAAGGTTTATCTGATTATATAAGAGATAATACAGGGCTTGTCGTTGATGCTTATTTTTCTGGAACAAAGATTAAATGGATTTTAGACAATGTTGAAGGAGCAAGAGAGCAAGCAGAAAGAGGAGAGTTATTGTTCGGAACTGTTGATACATGGCTAATTTGGAAATTAACTAATGGTACTTCTCATGCTACAGACTATACAAATGCTTCTAGAACTATGATATATAATATTAAAAATCTTTGTTGGGATCAAAAGCTTTTAAAAGAATTGAGTATTCCAAAATCTATGCTTCCTGAAGTCAAAGATTCTAGTGGAACTTTTGGATATGCTAATCTTGGCGGAAAAGGAGGACATAGAGTTCCTATTTGTGGAGTTGCTGGAGATCAACAAGCCGCTTTATTTGGACAAGCTTGTTTCGAAAAAGGAGAAGCTAAAAATACTTACGGAACTGGTTGTTTTATGCTTATGAATACAGGAAATAAGATGTATCAAAGCAAAAATGGACTTTTAACCACCATAGCTATTGGACTAGATGGGAAAGTTGAATATGCCCTTGAGGGAAGTATTTTTGTAGCTGGTGCTGCTGTTCAATGGTTAAGAGATGAGTTAAAGTTAATTACTGATTCTAAAGACACAGAATATTTTGCAAGTAAAGTTAAAGATAATGGAGGTGTTTATTTTGTTCCGGCTTTTGTTGGATTAGGAACTCCTTATTGGGATATGTATGCTAGAGGTGCTATTGTTGGATTAACTAGAGGTGCCAATAAAAATCATATTATTAGAGCAACTTTAGAATCAATAGCTTATCAAACAAGAGATGTTTTAGAAGCTATGCAGGAAGATTCTGGAATTGAACTAAAAGCTTTAAAGGTTGATGGTGGTGCTTCTGCTAATAATTTCTTAATGCAATTTCAATCTGATATTGTAGGAAAAGAGGTTCATAGACCTTCGACTGTTGAAACAACAGCATTGGGAGCAGCATATCTTGCTGGTCTTGCAGTAGGCTTCTGGGATAATAAAAGTGAAATTAAACAAAATTGGTGTTTAGAAAAAACATTTATCCCTATTATGGCAGAAGAAGAAAGAAATTTGAAGCATAGTAAATGGAAAAGAGCACTAGAAAGATCTTTAGATTGGGAGCTTTAATTTGTAAGGATATATTTTATAAATTTTTTATAAAATAAGTCTTAAGTTTTTAAAAGAGGATGGAAGAAATTCTATCCTCTTTTTTATTTATTAATTTTGCAAATAAGGTAAATATATTTCAAAGTTATCAGATGGGAAAAATAGGACAGTTATAAGACAGCTAGAGATTCAAAAATAGAATAAATTAAGTAAATAAAAGGAGTTGTATAAAAAAATTGACAAAATTATAGTGCATAATATAACATATTGTATGTCATTTTTTTAACTACAAGGAGTTATAAATGAAAAAAACGTATGAAAAAACTATACAAATAAGAAAGCAAAAAAAGTTAAGCCAAAAAGAATTGGCAAGGCTCTCAGGAGTTAGCATAAAAACAATAAATCGTTATGAAAATGGAGTAAAGATCAGTTTTTATTGTGAAAAAAAAATATTAGAAGTTTTGGACTTTGATTTTTTAAATGCTTATGATGAAAATAGTGATAAAAATAAAGTTTCTTTTGATAAACAAGCAGAAGAATATGAGGAGTCAAAATATATTAATCAAAAAAATAGTGTTCTTCAGCTAATAAATAAAGGATATCCATATACAGAGAAAAGAGTATTAGATTTGGGAGCTGGCACTGGTTTTGTATCTAGAGAGGTAGCTAATTTTGCAAAGGAGATATATGCTTTAGATATAAGTGATGTGATGATAAAAAAAATGAATATTCTAAATCAGAAAAATAATTTAACTAATATTATTCCAATTAAAGGGGATGCTCATAATTTAAACTTTGAAGATAATTTTTTTGATACGGTAATTACCAGATTGACTTTGCATCATCTAAAAGATGTTGATTTGGCTTTAAATGAAATTAAAAGAGTTTTGAAAAATTTTGGAGAATTAATTATAGTTGATGTAATAGCATCAGATGATGATGAAAAAGCAGATTTACAAAATAGTTTTGATAAAATAAGAGATTTTTCACATAATAAGTTTTTTAAATTAAATGAACTAAAGAAAAAATTAAAAGAAATAGATTTCTATAATTTAGAGGTAAATATTTGGAAAGAAGAAAGAAATTTTAGAGATTGGATAAAGTTAGCAAAATATAAGGATAAGGATAATGTCTTGTTTAATATAATGAAATATTTTGCTGTAAATGGAATAAAATTGGGGCTTGATTTAGAATATAAGGAACCAGAATTAAGCTTTAAACAAAAGATGGTTTTGATAAAATCTATAAATATAAAATAAAATATACAATATAACAATGATATTACAGGAGGAAACATGAACTATAATTTAGAAAAGGCTTTTAATTTTATCGATGAAAATGAAAAAGAGATGCAAAAGGTTTGGATAGATCTTTGCATGATTGAGAGTCCGTCAATTGATACTAATGGAGTAAATCAGGCTATTGATTTTTTAAATAAAAAATTAATTGAATATGGTATGACGACAAAAATTCATGGATTTAATCAAGGACCAAATAGTATCACAGCTTATTTTGATAATAAGAGTGATGAAAAAGAAATAGCAATTTTAGGACATTTAGATACTGTTCATAAAAAAGGATTATTCGGAGAAGAAATTGTTAAAGTTGATTATGAAAATGATATAATCTATGGTCCAGGAGTTTTAGATTGCAAAGGGGGTGTAATTGTTGGAACTTTAGTAGCTCGAGCTTTAAATCATATTGAATATGATAAGGTGGTTAAACTTGCTTTTTCAGGAGATGAAGAGGTTGGACATAGATATACAGTAGGAGAAGGTAAACAGTTTTTTTTAGACGAATTGAAGGGATTCAAGTCTTGTATTGACTGTGAGACAGGTTTTGTAGATGGGAGAGTTGTCATAGGTAGAAAAGGGACTACAAACTTTAAAATTTCAATAAGAGGGAAGGCGGCACACTCAGGAAATGAACCTCAAAATGGAATTAGTGCAATAAAAGAAGCGGCATGTAAAATAATTGAGATAGAAAAAAATAATGATTTTAAGTCAATTCATTACAATGTGGGAGTAGT harbors:
- the glpK gene encoding glycerol kinase GlpK, with product MRYIIALDQGTTSSRAIIFDEQQNIVASAQKEFKQIYPKEGWVEHDPMEIWASQSGVLAEVIAQSGISQHNIIGIGITNQRETTIVWNKITGKPVYNAIVWQCRRTAHICDDLKAQGLSDYIRDNTGLVVDAYFSGTKIKWILDNVEGAREQAERGELLFGTVDTWLIWKLTNGTSHATDYTNASRTMIYNIKNLCWDQKLLKELSIPKSMLPEVKDSSGTFGYANLGGKGGHRVPICGVAGDQQAALFGQACFEKGEAKNTYGTGCFMLMNTGNKMYQSKNGLLTTIAIGLDGKVEYALEGSIFVAGAAVQWLRDELKLITDSKDTEYFASKVKDNGGVYFVPAFVGLGTPYWDMYARGAIVGLTRGANKNHIIRATLESIAYQTRDVLEAMQEDSGIELKALKVDGGASANNFLMQFQSDIVGKEVHRPSTVETTALGAAYLAGLAVGFWDNKSEIKQNWCLEKTFIPIMAEEERNLKHSKWKRALERSLDWEL
- a CDS encoding electron transfer flavoprotein subunit alpha/FixB family protein codes for the protein MRSKVNQNINLQEYKGVWIIGEQRDSQIEPVTLELLGEGRKLATKINEELTLIICGEKLESEIEKLLDYPINNIIYLNNEQLKNYQTDSYVNLISKIIMKDKPNIVLIGATTIGRDLAPRLAGRVGTGLTADCTALEIDEVDKKLLQTRPAFGGNLMATIICPKNRPQMSTVRPGVMKKIEKENDFETKIIEPYLEEKLLFSRVQNAEIKLRNSSKIDLSQADVIVSGGRGIKGQIGVQLLQNLAECLGGTVGGSRAAVDSGWFEHERQIGQTGNTVRPKVYIACGISGAIQHVSGMGESDYIIAINKDEKAPIFSICDYGIVGDLFEVVPEMIKSFNNKR
- a CDS encoding acyl CoA:acetate/3-ketoacid CoA transferase, which codes for MKVTKKIISAEEAAKLVNSEDTVAINGFGSLLYPEEVTKALGERFVSTGEPKNLSYIFGPGLGESTEGRLIDTISHEGMVRKVVASHFIKMLGLKTLAKENKIEAYNLPFGAISHMFRAAAGKKPGIITKIGLKTFVDPRNTRGALNEISKDTLAELMVIDGEEYLFYKSPKPNISIIRGTTADKNGNITFEKEAFYIDPFTTAMAAKANGGKVIVQVERISGERANPRDVKIPGVIVDAIVVSPNQWQTMIEPYNPGYTGELLVPEHEIPKMLNEVTRLSVGGGKKERTLVHKIIARRAAMELKDNAVVNLGIGIPELVPAAARELGISAELDLTIEAGLIGGTPSGGLSFGAVINPEMCQDSAYQFDLYDGGVLDITFVGAMQVDEKGNVNVSKSGGNIIGVGGFVNLTQSAKKCVFCFPFSGGGNIIDFKDNKLEIVKEGKYQKFFKNVDEISASGEFAIDTNQEVLYVTERCVFKLTKKGLEIIEIAPGLDLEKDIISLMPFRPLVSDSLKEMDQRLFV
- a CDS encoding nitrate/nitrite transporter, giving the protein MNENEVIILQEESKIELRGWMIVILAWSAFMLANLSNFAFGMILPSMRSEIGFGLEMSGWLSAVAWMGKGLLTIPISLFITKAKPKRILQVIFFLMGSGMLLQGFAVNIFMLFLGRIFVMGVAAGILTVLVLFKIQYIPKDKMSMINGIETFTGPAGQTMGTLLIPFLLLALSGWRNIMISMGIISVIIALLWGIVCKDKNEEVKIKSTEKVPILEPLKEALRQKNILLLAFGWPGTSLTWIAIYTFWPTYAVESLGLTMAEAGMVLGFLPAASMIASLTTPVIAKKIGYDKPIICLSGFILPLSYFSMLQTSNITLLCLASFISGFAAYAFVPLAFTILYKIPNLSSRAISLGTGFIFTLVGLGGALGGTLAGILGSEFGLYRAISLTCIAPFLFGILTLFLDETGEKRKR
- a CDS encoding acyl-CoA dehydrogenase family protein is translated as MSIMLSKEDQALYEKALNYGKNVLYPAGLDLEKSSELTRKMFLDMAKNGFCGLGIPKEMGGKGYNYLKSALIYEGLAYGDGMMSFIMQLHNNISMEIATFYEGISEEIKAIVPGLADGTKTTAFALTESVSGCDPSATSSYAELRDDGYHIFGKKDWIANGKDADYYNVMVKDGKDSKNMIMLLVDKGTQGLKFLENRERLIGNGISCGSLEFDNCIVPRDRLLSNNGFKEALIAIDVARVFTPAIAVGIAQRAIDITAEYLSSRVSFGNPIIKNQGVQWELADLSAKIEAARWLVYRTASVMDSGEPVASIAAKNKYFGTEVAMETTVKCAQLFGSEGFMKDSRISKLLYVAKMLQIVDGTTEIQKIVIGRDISRKFLKK
- a CDS encoding electron transfer flavoprotein subunit beta/FixA family protein encodes the protein MKIIVCLKQVPNTSEVKINKETGTLIRDGIESIINPDDKYALEMALKLKDKYNAEVTILTMGPAQAKDAINEGLSMGADMGILLTDRAFAGSDTWATATILSAAVEKIKDYDIIICGRQAIDGDTAQVGPEMAEFLNLPQITYVNQLDVRENKVIANRYFEDRDIKMEVDVPVLITVIKGEDEPRYPTARGIFKYFNQDFIKEWTIKDLDTIDISQIGLKGSPTNVYKSFVPVKEKKVEIIKGDIITIKNSFSEKFKELKLI
- a CDS encoding methyltransferase domain-containing protein, encoding MKKTYEKTIQIRKQKKLSQKELARLSGVSIKTINRYENGVKISFYCEKKILEVLDFDFLNAYDENSDKNKVSFDKQAEEYEESKYINQKNSVLQLINKGYPYTEKRVLDLGAGTGFVSREVANFAKEIYALDISDVMIKKMNILNQKNNLTNIIPIKGDAHNLNFEDNFFDTVITRLTLHHLKDVDLALNEIKRVLKNFGELIIVDVIASDDDEKADLQNSFDKIRDFSHNKFFKLNELKKKLKEIDFYNLEVNIWKEERNFRDWIKLAKYKDKDNVLFNIMKYFAVNGIKLGLDLEYKEPELSFKQKMVLIKSINIK
- a CDS encoding M20/M25/M40 family metallo-hydrolase, whose translation is MNYNLEKAFNFIDENEKEMQKVWIDLCMIESPSIDTNGVNQAIDFLNKKLIEYGMTTKIHGFNQGPNSITAYFDNKSDEKEIAILGHLDTVHKKGLFGEEIVKVDYENDIIYGPGVLDCKGGVIVGTLVARALNHIEYDKVVKLAFSGDEEVGHRYTVGEGKQFFLDELKGFKSCIDCETGFVDGRVVIGRKGTTNFKISIRGKAAHSGNEPQNGISAIKEAACKIIEIEKNNDFKSIHYNVGVVEGGTSQNTIPEFCTITVNVRFRKLSDLEKIQEFLTKITKKSFIEGTTAEITQISLSDPMEETEKNIKLFELLKKNSEELGFGTPYSCYLGGGSDAAHSVTLGIPTLCGMGVKGYENHTIRERAILSSLVERAKLLVKTIVTLPENFEEAN